The DNA segment GCGGTGTTGTGGCATTGCAGACACACCGCGTTGCCCGGTGCCTTGAGTTCGGTACTGTGCGGGTTATGGCAATTGCTGCAACGCACGCCCTTGTCGAACATCTTGCTCTGCAGAAACGAGCCGTGCTCGAACACTTCATCTTTGATCTTGCCGTCCAGTGCATACAGTTCGCGGGTGAGGGTGCTCGGCAGGTAGTCGTCCATCAGCCGTTTGCCGACGGTGTAGCCATCGCCCAATGGCGCACGGCGCGCGTGGCAGCGGGCACAGGTCTCGATTTCGACGGTGGCGTTCTTGTCCTTGAGGTCGACGGCAAAACCCTTGTGGATCAGGTCGTCTTTTTTCTGCGTCCACTCCAGGTGATTCGACGCCGGACCGTGGCAAGCCTGACAGCCGACGCCGAGGCTGTTCCATTGGCTGTTGAAGGTGTTGCTGGCCGCATCGAAATTGCGCTTGAAGCCTGTGGTGTGGCACTCGACGCACATGAAGTTGGCGTTCTGGCTGGGTTTGCTCCAGTGCAGTGGATTCTTGAAGTTCACGCCCTGGCCGGGGTAGAGGTGAAACCAGCGGTGTTTCTCGGTATCCCACGCCACGCCAAGCGCCTGCAAACGGCCTTCGCCGACCTCGATCAGGTATTGCTGCAACGGGGCGATGCCGAAGGTGTAGGCGACTTTGAAGTCAGCGCTCTGGCCATCGATGCCCGGCGTATTGACCCAGAATTCGTCGCCCTTGCGCGAGAACCGGGTGGTCTCGTTTTCGGCCTTGAAGCTGACGATGTTGAAGTCGCCGAGCACGGTTTCGGCATTCGCTGCCTGCATCGCCAATTGGTGATGCGAGCCTTGCCAGTCCTTGACCTGCTCGGTGTGACAGCCCTGGCATTGTTGCTCATCGACCATGGTCGCGGGCTTCTGCGCCAGCGACTGCGGTTTGCTGGCAACCGGTGCGGCGGCTGCAGGTGCGCTGATCAGCGGCGGCTTCTGCGGCGCGGGCGCGGGACTGAACAGAAACCAGCCAATGCCCGCCACTGCCGCCAGCAGCACGCCGATGGTGATGGGGAACAGATAACGTGAAAGGGACGGTCGGGACGAATCAGGATCAGGCTGTACGACTTTATTTTTATGCTTGGGCATTAAGACTTCCGTGGTCCAGGTGCATTTGCCTGCTGGCGTGCGTTCAAGCTCGGTGCAGCTTTGCCGGATGCCCGGCATCTGTCAATTGACGCTTGTGAAGCAGTGCCCGGTGCTGTGTGAATTTTGTGGTTTTTCAATCGCAATCGCCGGGGTTTTAGCTATACCTGTAACTCCTCCCTACGCAATATATTCAGGCCTTCTGACAGGAGTTACAGCATGAAGCTAGCAGTAATGATGGGCACCCTCTGCATTGCCACTCTCGGCGTGGTGGGCTGCTCCAGCAAAACCGTCGCTCCCGATGAGTATTCCGGCTTTCTCAAGGACTACAGCCAGCTCAGGGAGGCCAAATCGCCTTCCGGTGCAGAAGTGATGCGCTGGATTGATCCGAAGGTCGACATCAGCAAGTTCACCAGCGTGTACGTCGAACCGACCCAGCTCTATCCAAAGCCGCAGCCGACCGCGAAGATTTCCCAGCAGACCCTCAACGGCATCACCTCCTACTACGATCAAGCCCTCAAGCGTGAAATCAGCAAGGATCTGCCATTGGCGAACGGCCCCGGCCCAGGCGTGATTGTGGTGCGCGCGGCGATTACCGCCGTGAGCAGCAAGACCGAAGGCCTGCACGCGTATGAAGTGATCCCGGTCGCCCTGGTGGCGGCAGCAGTCAGCACCGCCAGCGGTATCCGCGATCAGGAAACCACCCTGGCCACCGAA comes from the Pseudomonas sp. RSB 5.4 genome and includes:
- a CDS encoding DUF3313 domain-containing protein is translated as MKLAVMMGTLCIATLGVVGCSSKTVAPDEYSGFLKDYSQLREAKSPSGAEVMRWIDPKVDISKFTSVYVEPTQLYPKPQPTAKISQQTLNGITSYYDQALKREISKDLPLANGPGPGVIVVRAAITAVSSKTEGLHAYEVIPVALVAAAVSTASGIRDQETTLATEAVFLDGGNNKVVAQVVRKGTGKPLENDTQAMKATDVKPVIDGWANDMHQMYLKLKASSK